ATGCAGTGGGGCGCGCACACGCTGGATATCGAGGCTATGGCTTTGAACAATCTGGGGGTGGCACACCTCAGCGCCGGCCGCCGCGCTGAGGCGCGCGAGGCGTTCCTGGAAGCGTTGGCGGTTGATGCGGAGTATGCCGTACCGTACTACAACTTGGCGCGGGTGGCCGAGCAAACCGGGGACCTGGGGGAAGCCGGGCGACTGTTGGAAGAAGCGCGGCGCCGCGGCTACGACGAGCGCGACAGCCGGAGCCTGATGCAGCGCGTCGCGGGCGCATTTGCACGCGTGGAAGGCGCTGGGATCTCCGTCGCGCCTGGGCAGTGTGTGCACTGCCGGTATGACCTGACGGGCAACACGAGCGGACGCTGCCCTGAGTGTGGGGCGGCGTGCGGAGAGCGGCAGTCTGTCCAACCCCCATAGCCGGGCCGCAGCCGGTTGCCGGCGGGACGGCCAATGCAGGGCCTGCGCCGC
The window above is part of the Phycisphaerae bacterium genome. Proteins encoded here:
- a CDS encoding tetratricopeptide repeat protein; the protein is MSRRTRGRVARLVAALIVAAVYVGIVYITDFSLIAALVAAALLLLPSRIQSHRWRDFYRGRRLLGRGEWDAAAAHFARFLGQVRRDPTRKRVISMQWGAHTLDIEAMALNNLGVAHLSAGRRAEAREAFLEALAVDAEYAVPYYNLARVAEQTGDLGEAGRLLEEARRRGYDERDSRSLMQRVAGAFARVEGAGISVAPGQCVHCRYDLTGNTSGRCPECGAACGERQSVQPP